A genomic stretch from Bacillus sp. E(2018) includes:
- the lon gene encoding endopeptidase La, giving the protein MGEKRVLPLLPLRGLLVYPTMVLHLDVGREKSIQALEKVMLDDQMIFLSTQKEVSIEDPAQEEIYHVGTLSKVNQMLKLPNGTIRVLVEGIKRGKITSFMDETTHVEVEVELTDDIEVKEAETEALMRAVLAQFEQYINLSKKVTPETLASVQDITEPGRLADVISSHLSLKIKEKQKILEIFDVKERLEYLLDLLNNEKEVLGLEKKIGQRVKKAMEKTQKEYYLREQMKAIQKELGDKEGKVGEVSTLKERIESSDMPETVMELAKKELDRYEKMPNSSAESSVIRTYIEWLVNLPWKQETIDNLDIPHAETVLNEDHYGLEKVKDRVLEYLAVQKLTNSLKGPILCLVGPPGVGKTSLARSIARAIGRNFVRISLGGVRDEAEIRGHRRTYVGAMPGRLIQGMKKAGTINPVFLLDEIDKMSSDFRGDPSSAMLEVLDPEQNSTFSDHYIEEPYDLSKVMFVTTANSLSTIPGPLLDRMEVISIAGYTEVEKLHISKNHLIPKQLKEHGLKKSQIQFKDDCILKLVRNYTREAGVRNLERQIAGLCRKAAKQIVSSEKKKVILSAKNLEDYLGKPRFRYGQAELEDQIGAATGLAYTTAGGDTLSIEVALSPGKGKLILTGKLGDVMKESAQAALSYVRTKVEELGIDHDFYEKTDIHIHVPEGATPKDGPSAGITIATALVSALTKKPVRKDVGMTGEITLRGRVLPIGGLKEKSLSAHRAGIKTIILPKENEKDIEDIPQSVKEGLSFITVSHLDEVLKVALAGDRK; this is encoded by the coding sequence ATGGGGGAAAAACGAGTTCTTCCGCTCCTCCCTCTTCGCGGATTGTTGGTTTATCCAACAATGGTACTTCATTTAGATGTAGGAAGAGAAAAATCAATTCAAGCACTTGAAAAAGTGATGCTTGATGATCAGATGATTTTTCTATCTACACAAAAAGAGGTTTCTATTGAAGATCCAGCACAAGAGGAAATTTATCATGTAGGAACGTTGTCAAAAGTAAATCAGATGCTCAAGTTGCCAAATGGCACGATAAGAGTACTTGTAGAAGGAATTAAACGTGGTAAGATTACTTCTTTCATGGACGAAACAACTCATGTAGAAGTAGAAGTGGAACTTACGGATGATATTGAAGTGAAAGAAGCTGAAACAGAAGCTCTCATGAGAGCAGTTCTGGCTCAATTCGAACAATACATAAACCTATCCAAAAAAGTAACGCCTGAAACGCTTGCTTCTGTTCAAGATATTACGGAACCAGGGCGTTTGGCTGATGTTATTTCTTCACATCTTTCTCTGAAGATTAAAGAAAAACAAAAGATCCTTGAGATCTTTGATGTAAAAGAAAGACTTGAATACTTGCTGGACCTTTTAAACAATGAAAAAGAAGTGTTAGGTCTTGAAAAGAAAATTGGCCAACGCGTTAAAAAAGCGATGGAAAAAACGCAGAAAGAATATTATCTGCGCGAACAGATGAAAGCTATCCAAAAAGAACTTGGTGATAAAGAAGGCAAAGTTGGTGAAGTGAGTACGCTTAAAGAACGTATTGAATCATCTGATATGCCTGAGACGGTCATGGAGCTTGCGAAAAAAGAACTAGATCGCTATGAAAAGATGCCGAATTCTTCAGCTGAAAGCTCTGTTATCAGAACATACATCGAGTGGCTTGTTAATCTACCTTGGAAACAAGAGACGATTGATAATCTGGATATTCCACATGCAGAAACAGTTCTTAACGAGGATCATTATGGTCTAGAAAAAGTGAAGGACAGAGTATTAGAATATCTGGCAGTCCAAAAGCTGACAAATTCACTAAAAGGACCAATTCTTTGTTTAGTTGGACCTCCGGGTGTTGGTAAAACATCATTAGCAAGATCGATCGCACGTGCTATCGGTCGAAATTTTGTAAGAATTTCTCTTGGCGGTGTAAGAGACGAGGCTGAGATCAGAGGACATAGAAGAACGTATGTAGGCGCGATGCCAGGTCGTTTGATTCAAGGGATGAAGAAGGCGGGGACGATTAACCCTGTGTTCTTACTTGATGAAATCGATAAGATGTCAAGTGATTTTAGAGGTGATCCTTCCTCTGCGATGCTTGAAGTGCTTGATCCGGAACAAAACAGCACGTTCAGCGATCACTATATCGAAGAGCCCTATGATCTTTCTAAAGTCATGTTTGTAACAACAGCCAATTCTCTATCAACGATCCCTGGGCCGTTATTAGATAGAATGGAAGTTATTTCGATCGCTGGTTATACAGAGGTTGAAAAGCTGCATATCTCTAAGAATCACTTGATTCCCAAACAGCTGAAAGAACATGGACTAAAGAAAAGCCAGATTCAGTTTAAAGATGATTGTATCTTAAAGCTGGTTCGTAACTATACACGCGAAGCCGGTGTACGTAATCTTGAGCGTCAAATTGCAGGATTATGCAGAAAAGCTGCAAAACAAATTGTTTCATCTGAAAAGAAAAAGGTGATTCTTTCTGCTAAAAATCTTGAAGACTATCTAGGTAAACCGCGTTTCCGTTATGGTCAGGCAGAACTTGAAGACCAAATTGGTGCAGCGACGGGATTAGCTTATACGACAGCAGGCGGAGATACTCTTTCTATTGAGGTAGCCTTATCTCCAGGTAAGGGTAAACTGATCTTAACCGGTAAGCTAGGTGATGTGATGAAAGAATCTGCTCAAGCTGCATTAAGTTATGTTCGTACCAAAGTCGAAGAGTTAGGAATCGATCATGATTTCTACGAGAAAACAGATATTCATATACATGTTCCTGAAGGAGCAACACCTAAGGATGGGCCGTCAGCAGGAATAACGATCGCTACAGCATTAGTATCAGCACTAACGAAAAAGCCCGTTAGAAAAGATGTAGGGATGACCGGAGAGATCACATTGCGTGGCCGTGTGTTGCCTATCGGTGGATTGAAAGAAAAATCATTAAGTGCGCACCGAGCAGGAATCAAAACAATCATCCTTCCGAAAGAAAACGAAAAAGACATTGAGGATATTCCGCAATCTGTTAAAGAGGGATTATCTTTTATAACCGTATCTCATCTAGATGAGGTATTAAAAGTTGCATTAGCAGGTGATAGAAAGTGA